A stretch of Lathyrus oleraceus cultivar Zhongwan6 chromosome 6, CAAS_Psat_ZW6_1.0, whole genome shotgun sequence DNA encodes these proteins:
- the LOC127093855 gene encoding uncharacterized protein LOC127093855, translating to MLLEEVEDWWDNARQRLEIVGTEITWVVFRVHFLEKYFLEDVRSKKEIEFLELKQGNSTVTKYVAKFKKLVKFCPYYNGAAAEGSKCIKIRSAYYKSFSGKKREDQNRGKPYNAPAYKGKQKADQKAIGGKQKSGGGTHTSMRCFKCGEFGHRAPERKSTIVNFSKCGKPGH from the exons ATGTTGTTAGAGGAAGTTGAAGACTGGTGGGATAATGCGCGTCAGAGACTAGAGATCGTAGGTACTGAGATTACATGGGTTGTGTTCAGGGTACATTTTCTAGAGAAGTACTTTCTTGAGGATGTGCGCAGTAAGAAAGAGATCGAGTTCCTCGAGCTGAAACAAGGGAATTCGACAGTTACTAAGTATGTTGCGAAGTTTAAGAAGCTGGTGAAGTTTTGTCCATACTATAATGGTGCGGCTGCTGAGGGGTCGAAGTGTATCAA GATCCGATCTGCTTACTATAAGAGTTTTAGTGGGAAGAAAAGGGAGGATCAGAATCGTGGGAAACCGTATAACGCTCCAGCTTACAAAGGGAAGCAGAAGGCTGATCAGAAGGCTATAGGTGGGAAACAGAAAAGTGGTGGAGGAACTCATACTTCTATGAGATGTTTCAAATGTGGTGAGTTTGGACATCGCGCTCCTGAGCGGAAGAGCACAATAGTGAATTTCTCCAAGTGTGGAAAGCCAGGTCACTGA